A region of Nocardioides sp. JS614 DNA encodes the following proteins:
- a CDS encoding acyl-CoA dehydrogenase family protein, with amino-acid sequence MEFALSEEQQELAATVRGLLAKRADPRAASFDEALWQTLCEQIGVAALGIPEEYGGAGFTLFEALVALEEVGRSLAPSPLLGSLLASEALLAGADEDAKQRLLPRLAAGEVGALADGADAADVLDGDHAAVLVVATDDGLFEVAPETADRSWTPSMDQTIRLATVRSDLSAATRVGAGPAARDRARLVGAVGCATLAVGGAARALEMTVAYSKERVQFGRPIGSFQALKHRMADMHVRLEMARSASWAASYAVAAGTDDAEQLAHVAKAYCSEAFANIAGETVQLHGGIAITWEHDAHLVLKRAHALGQLYGPPHAHRAAVAL; translated from the coding sequence ATGGAGTTCGCCCTGTCCGAGGAGCAGCAGGAGCTCGCGGCCACCGTGCGCGGGCTGCTCGCCAAGCGGGCCGACCCCCGCGCCGCCTCCTTCGACGAGGCCCTGTGGCAGACGCTCTGCGAGCAGATCGGCGTCGCGGCGCTGGGCATCCCCGAGGAGTACGGCGGCGCCGGGTTCACCCTCTTCGAGGCCCTGGTCGCCCTCGAGGAGGTCGGCCGGTCGCTGGCGCCCTCGCCCCTGCTCGGCTCGCTGCTGGCCTCGGAAGCGCTGCTCGCCGGCGCCGACGAGGACGCCAAGCAGCGGCTGCTGCCGCGGCTGGCGGCCGGTGAGGTCGGGGCGCTCGCCGACGGCGCAGACGCGGCCGACGTGCTCGACGGTGACCACGCGGCGGTGCTCGTGGTGGCCACCGACGACGGCCTGTTCGAGGTCGCCCCCGAGACGGCCGACCGCTCCTGGACGCCGTCCATGGACCAGACGATCCGGCTCGCGACGGTCCGCTCCGACCTGTCCGCGGCGACCCGGGTCGGGGCCGGTCCGGCGGCCCGCGACCGGGCCCGGCTGGTCGGGGCCGTCGGCTGCGCCACCCTCGCCGTCGGTGGCGCGGCCCGGGCCCTGGAGATGACCGTGGCGTACTCGAAGGAGCGGGTCCAGTTCGGCCGGCCGATCGGCTCGTTCCAGGCGCTCAAGCACCGGATGGCCGACATGCACGTCCGGCTCGAGATGGCCCGCTCGGCCTCCTGGGCCGCGTCGTACGCCGTCGCGGCCGGCACCGACGACGCCGAGCAGCTCGCGCACGTCGCCAAGGCCTACTGCAGCGAGGCGTTCGCGAACATCGCGGGCGAGACCGTCCAGCTGCACGGCGGCATCGCGATCACCTGGGAGCACGACGCCCACCTGGTCCTCAAGCGCGCCCACGCGCTCGGCCAGCTGTACGGACCTCCGCACGCCCACCGGGCCGCCGTGGCACTCTGA
- a CDS encoding cupin domain-containing protein: MRTTGTVRSWSDGEGWGVIDSPDTPGGCWAHFSALRMDGFKGLVPGQAVVLDCEEAAQDGYDFRATVVWPGGTPATSAYSSGLDVTLDGGPAPIRVFRPADLVGADPTPGMDRQRAFELPLVWTGQVETAPGVVSGWHHHDINESSLYIVRGLLRFEFEGHDGYVEAGPGDFVHVPSFTVHRESNPLDEPSLAVIVRAGGGTPTVNVAPPEGRS, encoded by the coding sequence ATGCGCACGACGGGCACGGTCCGGTCCTGGAGCGACGGTGAGGGCTGGGGAGTCATCGACTCCCCCGACACCCCGGGCGGGTGCTGGGCGCACTTCTCCGCGCTGCGGATGGACGGCTTCAAGGGCCTGGTGCCCGGCCAGGCGGTGGTGCTCGACTGCGAGGAGGCGGCCCAGGACGGCTACGACTTCCGCGCCACGGTCGTCTGGCCGGGTGGGACGCCGGCGACCTCGGCGTACTCCAGCGGGCTGGACGTGACCCTCGACGGCGGCCCGGCGCCGATCCGGGTGTTCCGGCCCGCCGACCTGGTCGGTGCCGACCCGACGCCGGGGATGGACCGGCAGCGGGCCTTCGAGCTGCCGCTGGTGTGGACCGGCCAGGTCGAGACCGCGCCCGGCGTCGTCTCCGGCTGGCACCACCACGACATCAACGAGTCGAGCCTCTACATCGTGCGCGGGCTGCTGCGCTTCGAGTTCGAGGGCCACGACGGGTACGTCGAAGCCGGGCCGGGCGACTTCGTCCACGTGCCGTCGTTCACCGTCCACCGCGAGAGCAACCCGCTCGACGAGCCGTCGCTCGCGGTGATCGTCCGGGCCGGCGGCGGGACGCCCACCGTCAACGTCGCCCCGCCGGAGGGCCGGTCCTAG
- the hsaC gene encoding iron-dependent extradiol dioxygenase HsaC: MTIDIKSMGYVRVASTDLSRWETFAGKVLGLAAGRGPDPEHQYWRIDEVSARLVVFPADVDQLACVGWEVADHRALQEAREHLQKAGVDFEEGTREELDERRVQELVRFSDPWDNVFELFHGISYESRPVVTPYAAKFVTGDQGMGHIVLPVLDDVEALRFYTDVLGFRLRDSMSMPGEFVGKEPGSKVWLRFLGVNPRHHSLAFLPMPNPAKCVHIMLEVDELDHVGRALERVRKHRAPLSATLGRHMNDEMISFYVRSPGGFDVEFGTDGLTVDDARWVARESTAVSYWGHDFGAAAG, encoded by the coding sequence GTGACCATCGACATCAAGTCCATGGGCTACGTCCGCGTGGCCAGCACCGACCTGTCCCGGTGGGAGACCTTCGCGGGCAAGGTCCTCGGGCTCGCCGCCGGCCGTGGGCCCGACCCTGAGCACCAGTACTGGCGCATCGACGAGGTCTCCGCGCGGCTGGTCGTGTTCCCGGCCGACGTCGACCAGCTCGCCTGCGTGGGCTGGGAGGTCGCCGACCACCGCGCGCTGCAGGAGGCCCGCGAGCACCTGCAGAAGGCGGGGGTCGACTTCGAGGAGGGCACCCGTGAGGAGCTCGACGAGCGCCGGGTGCAGGAGCTGGTCCGGTTCAGCGACCCGTGGGACAACGTCTTCGAGCTGTTCCACGGCATCAGCTACGAGTCCCGCCCCGTGGTGACGCCGTACGCCGCGAAGTTCGTGACCGGCGACCAGGGGATGGGCCACATCGTGCTGCCGGTGCTCGACGACGTCGAGGCGCTGCGGTTCTACACCGACGTGCTCGGGTTCCGGCTGCGCGACTCGATGAGCATGCCGGGGGAGTTCGTCGGCAAGGAGCCGGGGTCGAAGGTGTGGCTGCGGTTCCTCGGGGTGAACCCGCGCCACCACTCGTTGGCGTTCCTGCCGATGCCCAACCCGGCCAAGTGCGTCCACATCATGCTGGAGGTCGACGAGCTGGACCACGTCGGCCGCGCGCTCGAGCGGGTGCGCAAGCACCGGGCGCCGCTGTCGGCGACGCTCGGGCGGCACATGAACGACGAGATGATCTCCTTCTACGTGAGGTCGCCGGGCGGCTTCGACGTCGAGTTCGGCACCGACGGGCTCACCGTCGACGACGCGCGCTGGGTGGCGCGGGAGTCGACCGCGGTGTCGTACTGGGGCCACGACTTCGGCGCGGCGGCCGGGTGA
- a CDS encoding acyl-CoA dehydrogenase family protein, whose protein sequence is MDLTYSPADQAFRAEVRGWLEEHLTGEWAALKGLGGAGRDHEAHEERVAWNRLLAEHGWTCLGWPTEHGGRGLSLVQQVIFHEEYARADAPGRVNHLGEELLGPTLIAFGTPEQQQRFLPRIVAVEDLWAQGYSEPDAGSDLANVQTKARLVGDEWVIDGQKVWTSNAHLSQWAFVVCRTVPGSTRHHGLSFLLVPLEQDGVEIRPIEQLTGGSEFNEVFFTGARTAADLVVGEPGGGWRVAMALLGFERGVSVLGQVVGFARELSGVVDLARETGAIDDPVLRDRLAALKVELEVMRFQALRGLASNDAGSASVFKLVWAGWHRRLGEVAMDVAGAGGLTALPGSPEAPYQLDRWQRLFLFSRADTIYGGSDEVQRNILAERVLGLPKEARG, encoded by the coding sequence GTGGACCTGACCTACTCCCCGGCCGACCAGGCCTTCCGCGCGGAGGTGCGGGGCTGGCTCGAGGAGCACCTGACCGGCGAGTGGGCCGCGCTCAAGGGGCTCGGCGGCGCCGGCCGCGACCACGAGGCGCACGAGGAACGGGTGGCCTGGAACCGGCTGCTCGCCGAGCACGGCTGGACCTGCCTGGGCTGGCCGACCGAGCACGGCGGGCGCGGGCTGAGCCTGGTCCAGCAGGTGATCTTCCACGAGGAGTACGCACGCGCCGACGCGCCGGGACGGGTGAACCATCTCGGCGAGGAGCTGCTCGGACCGACCCTGATCGCGTTCGGCACGCCCGAGCAGCAGCAGCGGTTCCTGCCGCGGATCGTGGCGGTCGAGGACCTGTGGGCGCAGGGCTACTCCGAGCCCGACGCCGGCTCCGACCTCGCCAACGTGCAGACCAAGGCACGACTCGTCGGCGACGAGTGGGTGATCGACGGGCAGAAGGTGTGGACGTCGAACGCCCACCTCAGCCAGTGGGCGTTCGTCGTCTGCCGCACCGTGCCGGGGTCCACGCGCCACCACGGGCTGTCGTTCCTGCTCGTGCCGCTGGAGCAGGACGGCGTGGAGATCCGGCCGATCGAGCAGCTCACCGGCGGGTCGGAGTTCAACGAGGTCTTCTTCACCGGGGCCCGGACCGCCGCCGACCTGGTCGTGGGGGAGCCCGGCGGCGGCTGGCGGGTCGCGATGGCGCTGCTCGGCTTCGAGCGCGGGGTGTCCGTGCTCGGTCAGGTGGTCGGCTTCGCTCGCGAGCTGTCCGGTGTCGTGGACCTCGCGCGAGAGACCGGTGCGATCGACGACCCGGTGCTCCGCGACCGGCTGGCCGCGCTGAAGGTCGAGCTCGAGGTGATGCGGTTCCAGGCGCTGCGCGGGCTCGCGTCGAACGACGCCGGCAGCGCCTCGGTCTTCAAGCTCGTCTGGGCGGGCTGGCACCGGCGGCTCGGCGAGGTCGCGATGGACGTCGCCGGCGCGGGCGGGCTGACCGCGCTGCCGGGCTCCCCGGAGGCGCCGTACCAGCTGGACCGCTGGCAGCGGCTCTTCCTGTTCTCGCGCGCCGACACGATCTACGGCGGCAGCGACGAGGTCCAGCGCAACATCCTCGCCGAGCGGGTGCTCGGCCTACCGAAGGAGGCTCGCGGATGA
- a CDS encoding acetyl-CoA C-acetyltransferase, with protein sequence MPEAYIVDAVRTPVGKRGGALAGVHSADLGAHSIAALMRRTGVDPGAVDDVILGCCDTIGSQAGDVARTAWLVAGLPDHVPGVTIDRQCGSAQQAVHFAAQGVLSGTQDLVVAGGVQNMSAIPISSAMLVGQQYGFSTPFAESPGWLARYGDQEVSQFRAAELIAEKWGLSREEMESFALVSHERARAAIAEGRFKDEIEPVTLPDGTVVDTDQCPRDTSLSKMAALSPLIPDGRITAAVASQISDASVAMLIASEAAVRDHGLTPRARIHHLSVRGDDPVWMLTGPIRATRHALERSGLAIEDIDLFECNEAFAPVVLAWMKETGAPHQRVNVNGGAIALGHPIGATGARLMTTLLGELERTGGRYGLQTMCEGGGQANVTIIERL encoded by the coding sequence GTGCCTGAGGCCTACATCGTCGACGCCGTCCGCACGCCGGTCGGCAAGCGCGGGGGAGCGCTGGCTGGCGTCCACTCCGCCGACCTCGGCGCGCACTCGATCGCCGCCCTGATGCGGCGTACCGGCGTGGACCCGGGCGCCGTGGACGACGTGATCCTCGGCTGCTGCGACACGATCGGCTCGCAGGCCGGAGACGTGGCCCGCACGGCGTGGCTGGTCGCGGGGCTGCCCGACCACGTGCCGGGCGTGACCATCGACCGCCAGTGCGGCTCGGCCCAGCAGGCGGTGCACTTCGCCGCCCAGGGCGTGCTCTCCGGCACCCAGGACCTCGTGGTCGCCGGAGGCGTGCAGAACATGAGCGCGATCCCGATCTCGTCCGCGATGCTCGTCGGCCAGCAGTACGGGTTCTCCACGCCGTTCGCCGAGTCGCCGGGCTGGCTCGCGAGGTACGGCGACCAGGAGGTCAGCCAGTTCCGCGCCGCGGAGCTGATCGCGGAGAAGTGGGGTCTCTCGCGCGAGGAGATGGAGTCGTTCGCGCTGGTCTCCCACGAGCGCGCGCGGGCGGCGATCGCGGAGGGGCGGTTCAAGGACGAGATCGAGCCGGTCACGCTGCCCGACGGGACCGTCGTCGACACGGACCAGTGCCCGCGCGACACGTCGCTCTCGAAGATGGCGGCGCTGTCGCCGCTGATCCCGGACGGGCGGATCACCGCCGCCGTGGCCTCCCAGATCTCCGACGCGTCGGTGGCGATGCTGATCGCGTCGGAGGCCGCCGTACGCGATCACGGGCTGACGCCGCGGGCGCGGATCCACCATCTCTCAGTGCGCGGGGACGACCCGGTCTGGATGCTCACCGGCCCGATCCGGGCGACCAGGCACGCGCTGGAGCGCAGCGGCCTGGCGATCGAGGACATCGACCTGTTCGAGTGCAACGAGGCCTTCGCGCCCGTGGTGCTGGCCTGGATGAAGGAGACCGGGGCCCCCCACCAGCGGGTCAACGTCAACGGCGGCGCGATCGCCCTGGGCCATCCGATCGGCGCCACCGGGGCGCGCCTGATGACGACGCTCCTCGGCGAACTGGAGCGCACCGGTGGCCGCTACGGGCTGCAGACCATGTGCGAGGGCGGCGGCCAGGCCAACGTCACGATCATCGAGCGACTCTGA
- a CDS encoding acyl-CoA dehydrogenase family protein, protein MRFVPDDDQRDLAAALESLLGAADTVAVARAWADGDHDPGRKLWARLAELGVTQLATEATPVEVCLAFEALGRHAVPGPWVESAAYLPIALGQEVDGIATVALPPVVPYALDADIADRVYVGTTPAESVGEEVGSVDRTRHLFPVTGSGETDEAAFELAVLATAAQLLGAGERILADTVAYAKQRRQFGREIGSYQAIKHALADVRIALDFARPLVLGAALGEVPAAAAKVACADAAYLSSRTGLQVHGAVGYTQELDLSLWLTKVRALVTAWGTPAFHRARLLEGLVG, encoded by the coding sequence GTGAGGTTCGTCCCCGACGACGATCAGCGCGACCTCGCGGCCGCGCTCGAGAGCCTGCTCGGCGCGGCCGACACCGTCGCCGTCGCCCGCGCCTGGGCCGACGGCGACCACGACCCGGGCCGGAAGCTCTGGGCCCGACTCGCGGAGCTGGGCGTCACCCAGCTCGCCACCGAGGCGACGCCGGTCGAGGTGTGCCTCGCCTTCGAGGCGCTCGGCCGGCACGCCGTGCCCGGCCCGTGGGTCGAGTCGGCGGCGTACCTCCCGATCGCGCTCGGCCAGGAGGTGGACGGCATCGCGACCGTGGCGCTGCCACCGGTCGTGCCCTACGCGCTCGACGCCGACATCGCCGACCGGGTGTACGTCGGCACCACGCCCGCCGAGTCCGTCGGCGAGGAGGTCGGCTCCGTCGACCGGACTCGCCACCTGTTCCCCGTCACCGGCTCGGGCGAGACCGACGAGGCGGCATTCGAGCTGGCGGTGCTCGCGACGGCCGCCCAGCTGCTCGGCGCCGGCGAGCGGATCCTGGCCGACACGGTGGCCTACGCCAAACAGCGCCGGCAGTTCGGCCGCGAGATCGGGTCCTATCAGGCGATCAAGCACGCCCTCGCCGACGTCCGGATCGCGCTCGACTTCGCGCGGCCGCTGGTGCTCGGCGCGGCGCTCGGCGAGGTGCCGGCCGCGGCCGCCAAGGTCGCCTGCGCGGACGCGGCGTACCTCTCCTCGCGCACCGGGCTCCAGGTCCACGGCGCGGTCGGCTACACCCAGGAGCTCGACCTGAGCCTGTGGCTGACCAAGGTCCGCGCGCTGGTCACCGCGTGGGGCACCCCCGCGTTCCACCGCGCGCGGCTGCTCGAGGGGCTGGTGGGCTGA
- a CDS encoding flavin reductase family protein, with protein MTSEPSREIPEGMSPDARETWPSPELISSWLGDQDIDFEFRPGEDVAVRDDPETMAAARRFRDVLGRFGSGVTVVTGISGDEPVGLTCQSFSSVSLDPPLVLFIPAKTSRAWPLIQRSGKFCVNFLAADQAELSNTMASRGADKFADVKWTPSPGTGSPMLEGALAHVDCTIHQVHAAGDHYIVIGRVIDLITDDDAAAVGPLLFYRGEYRGTDRR; from the coding sequence ATGACCTCCGAGCCGAGCCGTGAGATCCCGGAGGGCATGAGCCCGGACGCGCGCGAGACCTGGCCGAGCCCGGAGCTGATCAGCTCGTGGCTCGGCGACCAGGACATCGACTTCGAGTTCCGTCCCGGCGAGGACGTCGCCGTCCGCGACGACCCCGAGACCATGGCGGCGGCCCGGCGGTTCCGCGACGTGCTCGGCCGGTTCGGCTCCGGCGTCACCGTCGTCACCGGGATCAGCGGCGACGAGCCGGTCGGCCTGACCTGCCAGTCGTTCTCGAGCGTCTCCCTGGACCCGCCGCTGGTGCTGTTCATCCCCGCCAAGACCTCGCGGGCCTGGCCGCTGATCCAGCGCTCGGGCAAGTTCTGCGTGAACTTCCTCGCCGCGGACCAGGCCGAGCTCTCGAACACGATGGCCAGCCGCGGCGCCGACAAGTTCGCGGACGTGAAGTGGACCCCGTCGCCGGGCACCGGGTCGCCGATGCTCGAGGGCGCCCTGGCCCACGTCGACTGCACGATCCACCAGGTGCACGCGGCCGGCGACCACTACATCGTGATCGGGCGCGTGATCGACCTGATCACCGACGACGACGCCGCCGCGGTCGGCCCGCTGCTGTTCTACCGCGGCGAGTACCGCGGCACCGACCGCCGCTGA
- a CDS encoding acyl-CoA dehydrogenase family protein, whose amino-acid sequence MDLTLSAPELAFRDEARAWLAANVPAQPLPSMDTAEGFRAHQEWERRLAEARWSVVSWPEEYHGREASLVEWVIFEEEYYRAGAPGRVSQNGIFLLSPIVFDHGTKEQQDRFLPAMATGEQVWAQCWSEPEAGSDLAALRSTAVRDDARGGWVLNGQKTWSSRASFAHWGFGLFRSDPDAERHRGLTYFLFPLDAEGITVRPIAQLDGEVGFAEVFFSDVFVPDSDVLGAPGDGWRVAMSTAGNERGLSLRSPGRFCAAADRLVELYREQTGVSRLAGLAPQPPSAGAGVVDAWIKAQAYRLYTWGTVTRLASGGDLGAAGSVNKVFWSELDVALHETALDLLGPEAEVESTWLDGYTFSLSGPIYAGTNEIQRNIVAERILGLPREARGAAK is encoded by the coding sequence ATGGATCTGACCCTGTCCGCGCCGGAGCTCGCGTTCCGCGACGAGGCGCGCGCCTGGCTGGCCGCGAACGTGCCGGCGCAACCGCTGCCCTCGATGGACACCGCCGAGGGCTTCCGCGCCCACCAGGAGTGGGAGCGGCGGCTCGCCGAGGCCCGGTGGTCGGTCGTGTCCTGGCCCGAGGAGTACCACGGTCGCGAGGCCTCGCTCGTCGAGTGGGTGATCTTCGAGGAGGAGTACTACCGCGCCGGGGCACCGGGCCGGGTCAGCCAGAACGGGATCTTCCTGCTCTCCCCGATCGTCTTCGACCACGGCACGAAGGAGCAGCAGGACCGGTTCCTGCCCGCGATGGCGACCGGCGAGCAGGTCTGGGCGCAGTGCTGGTCCGAGCCCGAGGCCGGCTCCGACCTGGCGGCGCTGCGGTCCACGGCCGTCCGCGACGACGCTCGCGGCGGCTGGGTGCTGAACGGGCAGAAGACCTGGTCCTCGCGGGCCTCCTTCGCCCACTGGGGCTTCGGGCTGTTCCGGTCCGACCCCGACGCCGAGCGGCACCGGGGGCTGACCTACTTCCTGTTCCCGCTCGACGCCGAGGGCATCACGGTCCGGCCGATCGCCCAGCTCGACGGCGAGGTCGGCTTCGCGGAGGTGTTCTTCTCGGACGTCTTCGTGCCGGACTCCGACGTCCTGGGCGCGCCGGGTGACGGCTGGCGGGTCGCGATGTCGACGGCCGGCAACGAGCGCGGCCTGTCGCTGCGCTCCCCCGGCCGGTTCTGCGCCGCCGCCGACCGGCTGGTGGAGCTCTACCGGGAGCAGACGGGGGTTTCAAGGCTCGCTGGGCTCGCACCTCAACCGCCGTCCGCCGGTGCGGGCGTCGTGGACGCCTGGATCAAGGCCCAGGCCTACCGGCTCTACACCTGGGGCACGGTGACCCGGCTGGCCTCGGGCGGCGACCTGGGTGCCGCCGGGTCGGTCAACAAGGTGTTCTGGTCCGAGCTCGACGTCGCGCTCCACGAGACCGCGCTCGACCTGCTCGGGCCGGAGGCCGAGGTGGAGTCGACCTGGCTGGACGGCTACACGTTCTCGCTCTCGGGTCCGATCTACGCCGGCACCAACGAGATCCAGCGCAACATCGTCGCCGAGCGGATCCTCGGCCTGCCGCGCGAGGCCAGGGGGGCAGCCAAGTGA
- a CDS encoding TetR/AcrR family transcriptional regulator, giving the protein MSAQKSVQKSAQKTPESEAPHTRRAQLLQIAAGLFAEKGFKNTTVRDIADAAGILSGSLYHHFDSKESMVDEILRTFQEELFGQYDDILGGDLDPRAKLEQAVLVSFEAIDKHRDEVAIFQNEAAYLLTFDRFAYLADRNRQSQQVWLTLLRTGVDAGVLRDDLDLELTYRFIRDTVWVAVSWYRPGGRRTHTEIARQYLSILLEGIARA; this is encoded by the coding sequence ATGTCCGCCCAGAAGTCCGTGCAGAAGTCCGCGCAGAAGACGCCCGAGTCCGAGGCTCCGCACACCCGTCGTGCCCAGCTGCTGCAGATCGCCGCCGGTCTGTTCGCCGAGAAGGGCTTCAAGAACACCACGGTGCGCGACATCGCCGACGCCGCCGGCATCCTCTCGGGCAGCCTGTACCACCACTTCGACTCCAAGGAGTCGATGGTCGACGAGATCCTGCGCACCTTCCAGGAGGAGCTCTTCGGGCAGTACGACGACATCCTCGGCGGCGACCTCGACCCGCGGGCCAAGCTCGAGCAGGCCGTACTCGTCTCCTTCGAGGCGATCGACAAGCACCGCGACGAGGTGGCGATCTTCCAGAACGAGGCGGCCTACCTGCTCACGTTCGACCGGTTCGCCTACCTCGCCGACCGCAACCGGCAGTCCCAGCAGGTCTGGCTGACCCTGCTGCGCACCGGCGTCGACGCCGGGGTGCTGCGCGACGACCTCGACCTCGAGCTGACCTACCGCTTCATCCGCGACACCGTCTGGGTCGCCGTGTCCTGGTACCGGCCCGGCGGCCGGCGCACGCACACCGAGATCGCGCGGCAGTACCTGTCCATCCTGCTCGAAGGGATCGCCCGTGCCTGA
- a CDS encoding SDR family oxidoreductase: MTAPAYVPGHDLLAGKVVVVTAAAGAGIGAAVVRRVLEEGAKAVVFSDTHERRLAEAEEALAGEFGRDRVRQLVCDVTDEAQVQVLLDAAEDLGGVDVMVNNAGLGGTASVLEMTDEQWSRVLDITLTGTFRCVRAAGQRMTASGRAGVIVNNASVIGWRAQEGQAHYAAAKAGVMALTRCAALDLAPHGIRVNAVAPSLAMHPFLAKVTSDELLAELTGREAFGRAAEPWEVANVMVFLASDYSSYLTGEVVSVSSQRG; this comes from the coding sequence ATGACCGCTCCCGCCTACGTCCCCGGCCACGACCTGCTCGCCGGGAAGGTGGTCGTCGTGACCGCCGCCGCCGGCGCGGGCATCGGCGCCGCCGTCGTACGCCGCGTGCTCGAGGAGGGCGCGAAGGCGGTGGTGTTCAGCGACACCCACGAGCGCCGGCTCGCCGAGGCGGAGGAGGCGCTGGCGGGGGAGTTCGGCCGCGACCGGGTCCGCCAGCTGGTCTGCGACGTCACCGACGAGGCGCAGGTGCAGGTGCTGCTGGACGCGGCCGAGGATCTCGGCGGCGTCGACGTGATGGTCAACAACGCCGGCCTGGGTGGCACGGCGAGCGTGCTGGAGATGACCGACGAGCAGTGGTCGCGGGTCCTCGACATCACGCTGACCGGGACCTTCCGGTGCGTGCGCGCCGCCGGGCAGCGGATGACGGCGTCCGGTCGTGCCGGCGTGATCGTCAACAACGCCTCGGTGATCGGCTGGCGCGCCCAGGAGGGCCAGGCGCACTACGCCGCCGCCAAGGCGGGGGTGATGGCGCTGACCCGGTGCGCGGCGCTCGACCTGGCTCCGCACGGCATCCGGGTCAACGCCGTGGCGCCGAGCCTGGCGATGCACCCGTTCCTGGCGAAGGTCACCTCCGACGAGCTGCTCGCCGAGCTCACGGGCCGCGAGGCGTTCGGCCGGGCCGCGGAGCCGTGGGAGGTCGCCAACGTGATGGTGTTCCTGGCGAGCGACTACTCGTCGTACCTGACCGGCGAGGTCGTCTCCGTGAGCAGTCAGCGAGGCTAG
- a CDS encoding FadD3 family acyl-CoA ligase, whose translation MQDTIPGVLRAAAERFGDHPAYVEGGVTTSFTDLLGRVRRTAAGYRARGLSPGDRVVVWAPNSVDWVVAALAVSYAGGTLVPANSRYTGHEVADLVDRTGAVLVVVADGFLGRTQVADLRAAGALPGVREVIDLARIAEVEAEPGVIDEVAAAVSPDDVADILFTSGTTGRPKGAMSAHRQTVGVARAWGSLGGVSTEDRYLVVNPFFHSFGYKVGIVTGLITGATLYPLATFDLDETMRLIETERITVLPGAPTIYQSLLSAPGRAGRDLSSLRLAVTGAAVVPVVLIERMREELGIDHVVTAFGMTEAVVVTMCRDGDSAETVATTCGRAIPGMETRIGARGELLVRGEFVMLGYLDDPAATAEAIDAEGWLHTGDVGVLDEHGNLSITDRLKDMYICGGFNVYPAEVEQALARMDGVADVAVVGVPDERLGEVGKAYVVGAVTPDEVLAFAKERLANFKVPRSVEVTDALPRNLSGKVLKNELRGS comes from the coding sequence ATGCAGGACACGATCCCGGGCGTGCTCCGCGCTGCCGCGGAGCGGTTCGGCGACCACCCGGCGTACGTCGAGGGCGGGGTGACGACCAGCTTCACGGACCTGCTGGGGCGGGTGCGCCGGACGGCGGCGGGCTACCGCGCCCGCGGCCTGAGCCCGGGCGACCGGGTCGTGGTGTGGGCCCCCAACAGCGTCGACTGGGTCGTCGCCGCGCTCGCCGTCTCGTACGCCGGCGGCACCCTGGTGCCGGCGAACTCGCGCTACACCGGCCACGAGGTCGCCGACCTGGTCGACCGCACCGGGGCCGTGCTGGTCGTGGTCGCCGACGGGTTCCTCGGCCGGACCCAGGTCGCCGACCTGCGCGCGGCCGGCGCGCTGCCCGGCGTGCGGGAGGTCATCGACCTGGCCCGGATCGCCGAGGTCGAGGCCGAGCCGGGCGTGATCGACGAGGTCGCCGCCGCGGTCTCCCCCGACGACGTCGCCGACATCCTGTTCACCTCCGGCACCACGGGCCGGCCCAAGGGCGCGATGTCCGCGCACCGGCAGACCGTCGGCGTGGCCCGTGCCTGGGGCTCGCTGGGCGGGGTGAGCACCGAGGACCGCTACCTGGTGGTCAACCCGTTCTTCCACTCGTTCGGCTACAAGGTCGGCATCGTCACCGGCCTGATCACCGGGGCGACCCTGTACCCGCTCGCGACGTTCGACCTGGACGAGACGATGCGGCTGATCGAGACGGAGCGGATCACGGTGCTGCCGGGAGCCCCGACCATCTACCAGTCCCTGCTGTCCGCCCCGGGGCGCGCCGGGCGGGACCTCTCCTCGCTGCGGCTCGCGGTCACCGGAGCCGCCGTCGTACCCGTCGTGCTCATCGAGCGGATGCGCGAGGAGCTCGGCATCGACCACGTGGTGACGGCGTTCGGCATGACCGAGGCGGTCGTGGTCACGATGTGCCGCGACGGCGACTCCGCCGAGACGGTGGCGACCACGTGCGGGCGCGCCATCCCCGGGATGGAGACGAGGATCGGCGCGCGGGGCGAGCTCCTGGTGCGCGGCGAGTTCGTGATGCTCGGCTACCTCGACGACCCCGCGGCGACCGCCGAGGCGATCGACGCGGAGGGCTGGCTGCACACCGGCGACGTCGGCGTGCTCGACGAGCACGGCAACCTCTCGATCACCGACCGGCTCAAGGACATGTACATCTGCGGCGGCTTCAACGTGTACCCCGCCGAGGTCGAGCAGGCGCTCGCCCGGATGGACGGCGTCGCCGACGTCGCCGTCGTCGGGGTCCCGGACGAGCGGCTGGGCGAGGTCGGGAAGGCGTACGTCGTCGGCGCGGTGACGCCCGACGAGGTGCTCGCCTTCGCCAAGGAGCGGCTCGCGAACTTCAAGGTCCCGCGGTCCGTCGAGGTGACCGACGCGCTGCCGCGCAACCTGTCCGGCAAGGTGCTGAAGAACGAGCTGAGGGGCTCCTGA